One genomic segment of Anaerolineae bacterium includes these proteins:
- a CDS encoding glycosyltransferase family 2 protein — MERPYLSIVIPAYNEERRLPRTLERVFAYMKAKPYVTEVVVVDDGSTDGTASVVERMLPVYPNLRLIRNDHRGKAYTVRTGVLAARGHYVLFCDADLATPIEEWEKLAAHLEAGYDIAIGSREGAGAVRYDEPWYRHLMGRVFNLIVRIVAVGHFQDTQCGFKAFRYDVAQDLFRRVRLYADDAPRVKGAAVTGFDVELLFLAIKRGYRVKEVPVEWHYGTETKVHPLRDSLRNLRDTLMVRWNDLRGVYDSR, encoded by the coding sequence ATGGAGCGACCGTATCTCTCTATTGTGATCCCAGCCTATAACGAGGAGCGCAGGCTGCCGCGGACCTTGGAGCGGGTCTTCGCCTATATGAAGGCAAAACCGTACGTGACGGAAGTGGTCGTGGTGGATGATGGCAGCACGGATGGGACGGCCAGCGTCGTCGAGCGTATGCTTCCCGTATATCCCAACCTGCGTTTGATCCGCAACGATCACCGCGGCAAGGCGTACACGGTACGCACGGGTGTCCTGGCCGCTCGAGGGCATTACGTGCTGTTCTGCGATGCCGACCTAGCCACGCCGATCGAGGAATGGGAAAAGCTAGCCGCTCATTTGGAAGCCGGTTATGACATCGCCATCGGCTCACGCGAGGGCGCGGGCGCCGTCCGCTATGATGAGCCATGGTATCGCCATCTGATGGGGCGGGTGTTTAATCTGATTGTACGAATCGTGGCAGTGGGGCATTTTCAGGACACGCAGTGTGGATTCAAGGCGTTCCGATATGATGTGGCGCAAGACCTCTTCCGACGGGTACGACTGTATGCTGACGACGCACCGCGGGTGAAGGGCGCGGCCGTTACCGGCTTCGATGTAGAGCTGCTGTTCCTCGCTATCAAACGGGGCTATCGCGTGAAAGAGGTGCCGGTGGAATGGCACTACGGCACGGAGACCAAGGTGCATCCGCTGCGGGACTCGCTGCGCAACTTGCGCGATACGCTAATGGTGCGCTGGAACGATCTGCGAGGCGTATACGACTCCAGGTGA
- a CDS encoding DUF92 domain-containing protein, whose product MPWDWGRIGLGLLLSLVISLTGYRMEALSGSGAIGATLVGTLTVGLGGWLWGWLLVVFFVSSSLLSRFRLAEKTAIQTHFAKGGRRDLGQVLANGGLGAALAAIAVLAPSELIFAAYLGTLAAVNADTWATELGVLSRQRPRLITTGRVVPAGTSGGVTALGFVAALAGGLLIGLAAWTWAQVATLTGVPLAHEATWWPLWAAVGGWIGALCDSLLGATVQATYWCDRCQKETERAVHHCGTPTRRLRGWIWLSNDGVNFLCSLTGGLVTAAWALWWL is encoded by the coding sequence ATGCCATGGGATTGGGGCCGGATCGGGCTGGGCCTGCTTCTCAGCCTCGTGATCAGCCTGACCGGTTATCGTATGGAAGCGCTTTCCGGCAGCGGGGCGATCGGCGCTACCCTCGTAGGGACGCTGACCGTAGGGCTGGGCGGCTGGCTCTGGGGATGGTTGCTGGTCGTCTTTTTTGTGTCGTCCAGCCTGCTCTCTCGCTTTCGGCTAGCTGAAAAAACGGCGATTCAAACTCACTTCGCCAAGGGCGGGCGGCGCGATTTGGGCCAAGTGCTGGCCAATGGTGGATTGGGTGCCGCATTAGCAGCCATAGCTGTCCTGGCACCTAGCGAGCTGATCTTTGCAGCATATCTAGGGACGTTAGCGGCGGTCAACGCTGACACCTGGGCGACCGAGCTGGGCGTGCTCAGTCGACAAAGGCCTCGCTTGATCACCACGGGACGGGTGGTGCCAGCAGGAACCTCGGGCGGAGTGACGGCGTTGGGATTCGTGGCAGCGTTGGCGGGGGGACTGTTGATTGGCCTAGCAGCGTGGACCTGGGCTCAAGTTGCAACGCTAACCGGTGTGCCGTTGGCTCACGAGGCCACATGGTGGCCGTTATGGGCTGCTGTAGGAGGGTGGATCGGCGCCCTGTGCGATAGCTTACTGGGAGCCACCGTACAGGCAACGTATTGGTGCGACCGTTGCCAGAAGGAGACAGAGCGAGCGGTCCACCACTGCGGCACGCCTACTCGGCGTCTGCGCGGGTGGATATGGCTGAGCAACGACGGGGTGAACTTTCTCTGCTCGCTGACGGGCGGACTAGTCACCGCAGCATGGGCGTTATGGTGGCTGTGA
- a CDS encoding ABC transporter permease: protein MHKLRAALTILGIIIGVAAVLTTMGIGRGATSNITERIQSQGTNLLVIIPGASNVGGAAGSRRISAHSDHGRCTGPSRSHYASVHYTAGAGLWL, encoded by the coding sequence ATGCATAAGTTGCGGGCTGCCCTGACCATTTTGGGGATCATCATCGGTGTGGCTGCGGTGTTGACAACCATGGGCATTGGGCGAGGGGCGACCTCCAACATCACCGAGCGAATTCAAAGCCAAGGGACGAACTTGCTCGTAATTATTCCCGGCGCTAGCAATGTGGGGGGGGCTGCGGGAAGCCGACGGATCAGCGCGCACTCTGACCATGGGCGATGTACAGGCCCTAGCCGATCACACTATGCATCCGTTCATTACACGGCTGGCGCCGGTCTATGGCTCTAG